The region CCGACAACACCGTAAATTATTTTACCGCCAGAACCTTCCAACTTTATTCCATCCTCCTTGTCCCTCTGATTGTACTGAAAGTTTGCCTCCAACAGTGCGTCAGCTCTAAACTTTTTCTCGGCATTGGTGTATAGCCTGTAGGCTATAGCTGTATTGAAGCGGAATTCATCGCCAAACTTGTACTTTTTTCTTGGAGAATCCAGTGATTCCCTGTAGTTATATGTATTTTCAAAGAACTTTATGTAATTGGTGTCCAAGACGAAGGTGAGTCTTGGAAGGCTGACAAGTTCTTTGGTAGCTGTAAAGCCAACAGTTATCGCAGGTTTTCCAAAACCTGTGGAAAGGTCAGGTTCAAAATCACCTTTCGGATCCCTTGATCTATCGTACTTGTTGGCGTTACCTGTTGGAAAGGATACCCCACCATACACTGTAAAGTGCCAATCCATCAGGTCGTCAAGACTCTCTTTTTTGGGAACGAGTTTAAAACCTTTATCGTACTTAAAGCCAAGAACTGCCATGAAAGACATGTCAGCAAAACCCGAATTCGTATAAGAGTACTGTCCTTTGGAAGGATCGTTATCAATGGACTTTAATTCCCTTTTGACATAATAGGGTGTAAAGAGATATACAGATAGCCAGGGCTTTATTCCGTATCCTATACCATACATCCAAAAGTCGTACGTATCCTTTTGGTCTGGAAAGTCAGAAAAACTGTAGCGTTTCCACTTTACATGATCAAGTTTGATGTAAAAAAGCCAGCTACCTTCTGGAAGAGTTGCGGAACTTGAAGTTTCCAGAGGCGCTCCTGGTCCTTCAAGTCCTGCGGCACCCAAAGCTGCAACACCGTGATGAGCAAAAGAAAAACCGCTCAACAATAAAACCGCTATTACACCCCTTTTTACCATAACGCCCTCCTTATAAAGATTTCAAGTATGCCAAAGATACCAAGTATCAGACCAGCGCCCACAAAAACTTTCTGATACCTCTCAAAGAGACTTCCCTCCGCCTTTACGGATCTTCCTTTTACATCTACCTCAACAATTGCACCGTGTCCATCCTCTGATGAAGTCCTTACCACCCACCTGCCGTCCCTGTCGGGACAGAAAACCACCCTACCGAGGGCATCCGTCCTACCTACCTGAAAGGGTAACTTCTCGCCATACATGTAAACCTCGTACTTTTCGTAAGAAAACTTTGTGCCGTCTGGAAAGTAGAAACTAAGTACTGTGCAAGCTCCTTCCCTTGATACGCTGTGCTGAAGGTCATGTGAGTAGGCAAAGGAAAATATAAGAAGGATGATCGCAAACATCATCACTTTACCTCAAAGATAAGGTTTGCTGTTCTCACAGTATAATCTGCCTTAACACCGTCAGCTTTTTCCCTTATTGACGCACTTATGTTCTGAAGCCCATAATGTTTTATCCTTACGTTTACCCCACCATCATCATCTGTAGTGCCAATAGGATGCTCATCGTAGGCAACTACCACATCTTTCAAAGGTTTACCTCTGTAAAACACAAAAAATCTCAATTTTTCTCCTACCTTCAGGTTAAGGGGATCCTCTGAAGGTACTATCTCCAAATCCTCGGTGAGCGGTTTGGAAAGAGCCTTATTCCATGAATAAATACCTTTTACGCTTTCATAAGATAGCCAAGACTCTATCGCACCGGACACCTTGTCTTTTGGTTGGTTTTTTAGCCCCTCCACACTCTTTGTCCAGTAACCTGAAGAAAAAAGGGCATATACTGTCGCACAGGAAATTCCTTTCAGCTTCGCAGGATAAGACTTCTCAAACCTTGAAAGGATAAGCTTTCCCTTCACATCGTAGCATTCAAACTTTATCACATCCTCGGGTTTGTATTTTATAAACTTTTCTTCTCCCGCCTGGGGATGCAAATGTCCATAGTAGAGTGCATAAGAGTTTCCTTCCCTCTCTATCCATAGATCATGGGATAGAGCTATTGAGGACAAAACAAAGAGAAGAAATAGTCTCTTCATGGCTCTCCTCCGTATATTACTTTTTTTACATTCGTAATATTAACGATTAATCGTTCATAAGTCAATATGATTATAATCATATATCTGGTTCGCTGGATTGATATTCATAGGCTTGTCTTAAAATATTTGAAGAAGGAGGATTGGCTATGCTAAAAAAAAGTTATATTGAAAAACAAGGGATCTGTGTTGTTACCTTTAACGTCAGATTTGATGGTGCGAGTAAAGTGGAACTTGTAGGGGAATGGAACGGTTGGACACCGGAGGTCA is a window of Hydrogenobacter sp. DNA encoding:
- a CDS encoding DUF4198 domain-containing protein, whose protein sequence is MKRLFLLFVLSSIALSHDLWIEREGNSYALYYGHLHPQAGEEKFIKYKPEDVIKFECYDVKGKLILSRFEKSYPAKLKGISCATVYALFSSGYWTKSVEGLKNQPKDKVSGAIESWLSYESVKGIYSWNKALSKPLTEDLEIVPSEDPLNLKVGEKLRFFVFYRGKPLKDVVVAYDEHPIGTTDDDGGVNVRIKHYGLQNISASIREKADGVKADYTVRTANLIFEVK
- a CDS encoding transporter, yielding MVKRGVIAVLLLSGFSFAHHGVAALGAAGLEGPGAPLETSSSATLPEGSWLFYIKLDHVKWKRYSFSDFPDQKDTYDFWMYGIGYGIKPWLSVYLFTPYYVKRELKSIDNDPSKGQYSYTNSGFADMSFMAVLGFKYDKGFKLVPKKESLDDLMDWHFTVYGGVSFPTGNANKYDRSRDPKGDFEPDLSTGFGKPAITVGFTATKELVSLPRLTFVLDTNYIKFFENTYNYRESLDSPRKKYKFGDEFRFNTAIAYRLYTNAEKKFRADALLEANFQYNQRDKEDGIKLEGSGGKIIYGVVGTRLYYKSVSLGAGIKVPVWKRLNEESQQQGAEGKERYRFILTLSALF